The Bacillota bacterium genome contains a region encoding:
- a CDS encoding class I SAM-dependent methyltransferase, translated as MKRSWAEEKESGRHETTGFEEFYTRIVPAAIDPTDEPIAVCGLGCGTGLELVGVFARAPRAQVDVVALSAKMLERLRASHRERAAQIRAVRGSHLTGALPDGAYDYILAVNTIHHLLPSRRAGLYRRIRRALKPGGKYIEADWFVDSASEATYRQSLEERAAAMGVAAEEVAGVYHIDVPASVETAVSLMRESGFSEVDVEWRECENAVIVAQVCADAP; from the coding sequence ATGAAACGCTCATGGGCTGAGGAGAAGGAGTCCGGACGTCATGAGACTACGGGTTTCGAGGAGTTCTACACCCGCATCGTCCCCGCGGCGATAGACCCCACGGACGAACCGATAGCAGTATGCGGCCTGGGATGCGGCACCGGTTTGGAGCTTGTCGGGGTCTTCGCCCGAGCGCCCCGCGCCCAAGTTGACGTGGTAGCTCTATCCGCTAAGATGCTGGAGCGGCTCAGAGCCTCGCATCGTGAACGCGCCGCGCAGATCCGGGCGGTACGGGGATCACACCTGACCGGGGCGTTGCCCGATGGAGCATACGATTACATTCTCGCAGTCAACACCATCCATCATCTGCTACCCTCCCGACGAGCGGGTTTGTACAGAAGGATACGACGCGCCCTCAAGCCCGGAGGCAAGTACATAGAAGCCGACTGGTTCGTCGACTCAGCCAGTGAGGCAACATATCGACAGTCGCTTGAGGAACGTGCTGCGGCCATGGGCGTCGCCGCGGAGGAGGTCGCGGGGGTCTATCACATAGACGTGCCCGCGAGCGTAGAGACGGCCGTGAGCCTCATGCGCGAGTCGGGGTTCAGCGAGGTGGACGTGGAGTGGAGAGAATGTGAGAATGCTGTTATAGTAGCACAAGTGTGTGCCGATGCGCCGTAA